A genomic stretch from Desulfotignum balticum DSM 7044 includes:
- a CDS encoding phosphopantetheine-binding protein: MIRGVNYYPQDIELAVHKSHGALRPGNGAAFSVVQEKQECLVVINELKSQPKDTFNTREIIEKIRQDLSQEFGIAVHSIILIEPNTILKTSSGKIRRQSCKNAYLNGELSIVDDWHSHQAALEDKPPSENRQSRGMTQVEIEQWLISSVSGKLGLAPEMIDSQKSFVYYGLDSIMSLEMTEDLSALLGRPVPADSVYNYPTIVFLSKWLGREDKPPETNSKNILVEVYEPSGQEDRTWAGHVKAFTRQCLSNRCDESITKKVELQRTTPNQ; this comes from the coding sequence GTGATTCGAGGCGTGAATTATTATCCCCAGGACATTGAGCTGGCAGTACATAAAAGTCATGGGGCTTTGCGTCCCGGGAACGGGGCCGCATTCTCTGTTGTTCAGGAGAAGCAAGAGTGCCTTGTCGTGATTAATGAATTAAAAAGTCAGCCCAAAGACACCTTTAATACACGGGAAATCATCGAAAAAATACGCCAGGATTTATCACAGGAATTTGGAATCGCCGTTCATTCCATCATTCTTATTGAACCCAACACCATCCTGAAAACTTCCAGTGGTAAAATTCGCAGACAATCCTGTAAAAATGCCTATCTAAACGGTGAATTAAGCATTGTGGATGATTGGCACAGCCACCAGGCCGCATTGGAAGATAAACCACCGTCCGAAAACAGGCAGTCAAGGGGGATGACCCAGGTGGAAATTGAACAATGGCTTATTTCCAGTGTGTCCGGGAAGCTTGGACTGGCACCTGAAATGATAGATTCCCAAAAATCCTTTGTCTACTATGGGCTTGATTCTATCATGTCCCTGGAAATGACAGAGGATTTGTCCGCATTGCTGGGCCGGCCGGTACCTGCGGACAGTGTATATAATTATCCCACCATCGTTTTTCTTTCCAAATGGCTGGGCCGGGAAGACAAACCGCCCGAGACAAATTCCAAGAATATTTTAGTGGAAGTATATGAACCATCCGGTCAGGAAGACCGCACTTGGGCAGGCCATGTGAAGGCTTTTACAAGGCAATGCCTATCGAACAGATGTGATGAGTCAATCACGAAAAAAGTTGAGTTGCAAAGAACTACACCAAACCAATAA
- a CDS encoding TonB-dependent receptor → MMKFKEKKGLMLLVWFLLFSPFPAQTGHAEEISSSPSQRESSLQDTSIESITVTAQKREENVQDVPISMSILSDMFITDAGITDVKDLSFFTPNLYSQQVVNQNMMVIRGISSHSVALNTPVGLFVDDIGYPLTFMQNPDLLDIERVEVLRGPQGTLYGRNTEAGAVNIITKQPGNEITGKVFVEPAFYDTPDQEIFRIRTGGSVSGPVIKDTLFFGVSCQHENSDGYTENIYDNDDKAASINHLNGQAKLRWKPSDPLDITMVFNGYETDDGYGYLRYIDGPAQSDRYKINWDGNNEWTDKNNGQALRINYSGTAYNLVSITTRNDYSTDFINDGEFGPTVYPDQIFMFEDTIYSQELRFSSADEASPLTWIAGIYGFTEEVDAHAEYFGSTYLTSYESDGFAVFGQGTYTLWDRLHLTAGLRYDYQEYEGEQTLNLIADPYGARFDHGEWLPKTSVSYDINASAMAYATVARGMLAGGYDYGFASSSDTLTFKPEFSWNYETGLKTTWFDNRLMINAAVFYIDIEDKQVQEYLNGGPLRNITNAAKASSKGFELEMAAWPLPGWQVFAGIGYADAQFEEWESEQTTGGTFDFEGKNLTHAPEYTFNAGLQYNHLSGFFGRVDVTGVGDYYTDAKNTVKVDGHETVNLKFGFEGESFQISLWCKNVFDEAYFTTKSYYFGGHTAQDGAPRIIGSTLIYRF, encoded by the coding sequence ATGATGAAATTCAAGGAAAAGAAAGGCCTTATGTTGCTCGTATGGTTTTTGCTTTTTTCTCCCTTCCCAGCACAGACTGGACATGCAGAAGAAATATCCTCTTCACCATCACAGCGAGAATCCTCCCTGCAGGATACATCGATCGAATCCATTACCGTGACGGCCCAAAAGCGAGAAGAAAATGTTCAGGATGTTCCCATCAGCATGAGCATTTTATCTGACATGTTCATTACCGATGCGGGGATAACGGATGTGAAGGACCTAAGTTTTTTTACCCCCAACCTCTATTCTCAACAGGTGGTCAATCAAAATATGATGGTCATCAGGGGAATTTCCTCCCATTCCGTCGCCTTAAACACGCCGGTTGGACTTTTTGTGGATGATATCGGATATCCGCTGACGTTTATGCAGAACCCGGATCTTTTGGATATCGAACGGGTAGAAGTTTTGAGGGGGCCCCAGGGCACCTTGTACGGCCGGAATACCGAAGCCGGGGCTGTCAATATCATCACGAAACAGCCGGGCAACGAAATTACGGGTAAAGTATTTGTGGAACCCGCATTTTACGATACGCCGGATCAAGAAATTTTCCGTATTAGGACCGGGGGGTCCGTCAGCGGACCGGTTATTAAGGACACCCTGTTTTTCGGTGTTTCCTGCCAACATGAAAATTCCGACGGGTATACGGAAAACATTTACGACAATGATGATAAGGCTGCAAGCATCAACCATCTAAACGGACAGGCAAAGCTTCGCTGGAAGCCAAGCGATCCCCTGGATATTACTATGGTGTTCAACGGATACGAAACTGATGACGGATACGGTTACCTTCGGTACATCGACGGCCCGGCCCAATCCGATCGCTACAAAATCAACTGGGACGGCAACAACGAATGGACGGATAAAAACAACGGCCAGGCCCTCCGTATCAACTATTCAGGAACTGCGTACAATCTGGTGTCCATCACTACCCGAAACGACTATTCCACCGATTTCATCAACGACGGCGAGTTCGGGCCGACCGTCTATCCGGATCAGATTTTTATGTTCGAAGATACGATTTACAGCCAGGAACTGAGGTTTTCTTCCGCTGATGAGGCCAGTCCGCTGACATGGATTGCCGGTATTTACGGGTTCACGGAAGAGGTGGATGCCCATGCCGAGTACTTCGGTTCCACCTATCTCACGAGCTATGAAAGCGACGGGTTCGCCGTTTTCGGGCAAGGCACCTACACACTTTGGGACCGTCTCCATCTGACAGCGGGGCTACGGTACGATTACCAGGAGTACGAGGGGGAGCAAACCTTGAACTTGATTGCAGACCCCTATGGTGCCCGGTTCGACCATGGTGAATGGCTGCCCAAGACGTCGGTCTCTTACGACATCAACGCATCTGCCATGGCCTATGCCACGGTTGCCAGGGGAATGCTCGCCGGGGGGTATGATTATGGCTTTGCCTCGAGTTCCGATACCCTGACGTTTAAACCCGAGTTCTCCTGGAACTATGAAACAGGTTTGAAAACCACCTGGTTCGACAACAGGCTGATGATCAATGCCGCCGTGTTTTACATCGATATCGAAGATAAACAGGTGCAGGAATACTTAAACGGTGGGCCGCTTCGAAACATCACCAATGCGGCCAAAGCCTCTTCAAAAGGCTTTGAACTGGAAATGGCGGCGTGGCCGCTCCCCGGATGGCAGGTCTTTGCCGGCATCGGATATGCGGATGCACAATTTGAAGAATGGGAGTCGGAGCAAACCACCGGCGGCACCTTCGACTTCGAAGGCAAAAATCTGACCCATGCCCCTGAATACACCTTCAATGCGGGGTTGCAATACAACCACCTCTCGGGATTTTTCGGGAGGGTCGACGTTACGGGGGTTGGGGATTATTACACGGATGCCAAAAACACGGTTAAGGTGGACGGGCACGAGACGGTCAACCTTAAATTCGGATTTGAAGGAGAATCTTTCCAGATCAGCCTTTGGTGCAAGAACGTCTTTGATGAAGCGTATTTCACCACCAAGTCGTATTACTTCGGCGGGCACACCGCCCAGGATGGTGCGCCCCGAATCATCGGATCAACCTTGATTTACCGTTTCTGA
- a CDS encoding DUF4198 domain-containing protein — MGYRIFFLGTIFTLIVSSATAHTLWVNTFKSRGHLPAHVLCSIGWGHTTPLDDLPQLVALTSYTLYGPDLKETPLPMPMTKPSDSFDTDNGLTVVSGDIGARKIILKDGCKPGTYQVGVKSQDNYYTHYLNKNDQTRWAMKPKDEVTDAKKIFRGMLYRGTAVSYFTVEKWRAPQSLGYDLEILPITDLSDIRVGDLVQFRILFRGKNLNTSPEVSIEYVTAASDSFGGSDSFTLSCPIFDGKGQFRMPAAGQWLVNVYTRQKVSADNDLKHLVKKRDTALFSSSITFKVNP, encoded by the coding sequence ATGGGGTATCGTATCTTTTTTTTAGGCACTATTTTTACGTTGATTGTCAGTTCAGCTACGGCGCATACACTTTGGGTCAATACGTTCAAATCCCGGGGACATCTACCCGCCCATGTTCTGTGCAGCATCGGCTGGGGGCATACCACGCCATTGGACGACCTGCCTCAACTGGTCGCATTGACGTCTTATACGCTCTATGGTCCGGATCTTAAGGAAACCCCGCTGCCCATGCCGATGACCAAGCCTTCAGATTCTTTTGATACCGACAACGGGCTGACTGTTGTATCAGGGGACATCGGCGCCCGAAAAATCATCCTGAAGGATGGGTGCAAGCCGGGCACCTATCAGGTCGGCGTAAAAAGCCAGGACAACTATTACACACACTATTTAAATAAAAACGATCAAACAAGATGGGCCATGAAACCCAAAGATGAAGTAACGGATGCCAAAAAAATATTTCGGGGAATGCTATACAGGGGCACCGCTGTTTCCTATTTTACAGTAGAAAAGTGGCGGGCGCCCCAATCCCTGGGCTATGACCTGGAAATTCTGCCGATTACCGACCTTTCCGATATCCGGGTCGGAGATTTGGTACAATTCAGGATTCTCTTCAGGGGAAAAAATTTGAATACATCCCCGGAGGTCAGCATTGAATATGTCACTGCCGCATCCGATTCTTTCGGCGGATCGGACAGCTTCACCCTCTCATGTCCGATCTTTGATGGAAAGGGACAATTTCGCATGCCTGCTGCGGGACAATGGCTCGTAAATGTTTATACCCGCCAGAAGGTTTCGGCGGACAACGACCTGAAGCACCTGGTCAAAAAGCGCGATACGGCTCTGTTTTCAAGCTCGATAACCTTCAAAGTCAATCCTTAA
- a CDS encoding ABC transporter ATP-binding protein: MKEPIQNPTGILNFAAPYRGKFIVCVCELLLSGAANIAAYLVVADIFTKIFADTPLTSAYILFAAGLALVFMLIKNGFEYLGLDHSHVVAYGILADLRQALAQKLLKIPMGSVRKRGHGEIKKNFVDNVEEMEVILAHMIPEGIGNIASLVVAITALFLISFKMALGLMGVVLFGMTAFMLIFVQGVKKLKAYYASSKNMNNNIIDYINGMEVIKVFNQTATSYKKYSDSVSDFKRYTADWAKSSWKYTAVYKVMMTSPLLFALPVGLNLYMDGQLTIGGLVLSTMLALSMGGPLLRLMSFAPSVAVLREKSGHIMAILNEEELQESSNPKIPEYFDIDISDLYFAYTDKNVLEDIRLSFPQNTLTALVGESGAGKSTLARLLMRFWEYQTGEIKIGGICLKDIPFDHLMQCISYVSQDNFLFQMSIGENIRIGKPDATQEEIIKAAKAACCHDFIMEAPQGYDTVVTASGATLSGGERQRVTIARAIIRNAPIIILDEATSFTDPENEDKLQEALNELISGKTVIVIAHRLSTIVHADQIVVLDNGKVHKTGKHLELIQTSKIYQHLWNAHENIAGWSIAVGGDTE; the protein is encoded by the coding sequence ATGAAAGAACCCATACAAAACCCAACCGGAATACTGAATTTTGCCGCACCCTACAGGGGTAAATTTATTGTCTGTGTATGTGAACTGTTGCTCAGCGGCGCGGCAAATATAGCAGCCTATCTTGTGGTGGCAGATATCTTTACAAAAATATTTGCCGATACCCCTCTAACCTCGGCTTATATACTTTTTGCAGCAGGGCTCGCCCTGGTTTTTATGCTGATAAAAAATGGATTTGAATATCTTGGGCTGGACCACTCCCATGTTGTGGCCTATGGCATCCTGGCCGATCTAAGACAGGCCCTTGCACAAAAGCTTTTAAAAATACCCATGGGGAGTGTTCGGAAAAGGGGGCACGGGGAGATCAAAAAGAATTTTGTGGACAATGTTGAGGAAATGGAAGTGATTTTGGCACATATGATTCCCGAAGGCATTGGTAATATTGCGTCCCTGGTTGTGGCTATCACTGCTCTTTTTCTCATCAGCTTTAAAATGGCTCTGGGCTTAATGGGCGTGGTCCTTTTTGGTATGACAGCCTTTATGCTCATATTTGTTCAAGGCGTAAAAAAGTTAAAAGCCTATTATGCGTCTTCCAAAAACATGAATAACAACATCATTGACTATATCAACGGGATGGAGGTTATCAAGGTTTTTAACCAAACCGCCACTTCCTACAAAAAATACAGTGATTCCGTCTCAGATTTTAAAAGATATACGGCTGACTGGGCCAAATCCTCATGGAAATACACGGCCGTATACAAGGTCATGATGACATCTCCCCTGTTATTTGCCCTGCCTGTAGGGCTAAACCTGTATATGGACGGTCAATTAACTATTGGCGGTCTGGTCCTTTCGACCATGCTGGCCCTTAGCATGGGCGGCCCGCTTCTGCGGTTGATGTCCTTTGCCCCCTCTGTTGCCGTATTACGGGAGAAATCCGGCCATATCATGGCAATCCTTAACGAGGAAGAGTTGCAGGAAAGCAGTAATCCCAAAATTCCGGAGTACTTTGATATTGACATCTCAGATTTGTATTTTGCCTATACCGATAAAAACGTGTTGGAAGATATCCGGCTCTCTTTTCCCCAAAATACCCTTACCGCACTTGTGGGGGAATCAGGTGCCGGAAAAAGCACACTGGCAAGGCTTCTGATGCGTTTTTGGGAATATCAAACCGGAGAGATAAAAATAGGAGGGATCTGTCTTAAGGATATTCCCTTTGATCATTTGATGCAGTGCATCAGCTATGTGTCCCAGGATAATTTTTTGTTTCAAATGTCCATAGGGGAAAACATTCGCATAGGCAAGCCCGACGCCACACAAGAAGAAATTATCAAGGCAGCAAAAGCCGCATGCTGCCATGATTTTATCATGGAGGCACCCCAGGGATACGATACCGTCGTCACAGCCTCCGGCGCCACACTCTCCGGCGGGGAGCGGCAAAGAGTCACCATTGCCCGGGCCATCATCAGAAATGCGCCGATTATTATTCTGGATGAGGCAACTTCCTTTACCGACCCTGAAAATGAAGACAAACTCCAGGAGGCCTTGAATGAGTTAATCAGCGGCAAAACCGTTATCGTTATTGCCCATCGTTTATCTACCATTGTCCATGCAGACCAGATTGTGGTGCTGGATAACGGAAAAGTTCACAAGACAGGCAAGCACCTGGAACTGATACAGACCAGCAAAATTTATCAACACCTGTGGAACGCCCATGAAAATATTGCCGGATGGAGTATCGCCGTTGGAGGAGACACCGAATGA
- a CDS encoding ABC transporter ATP-binding protein, which yields MIEYYKRIMTFLGQDRKRVQLGIVLAFFESMFANIPVVMLLYAFAKLAGGTLIKSDILLVFVVMLVAVLIRMLLAWFIDNFMYLSIYDACERERLGIGDRFRYFPMEFFTQGNLGRVAAIISIDLTFVEERAIRDLDIMVNAAAMTTIGCIMLCVADIRIGAIAVMVSVVSIFLSGRIERVCRTESVLRQEQQGKLTEAILEYVMGISVIKAFNLAGKKAGTVKKAIQEAKEGSIRYEKRFIPPAFFYKAAFNVATALMVWTSLLFYKDGTLSIELALVFVIFAFYVFLPAINLGSAIVTFLVGKAGLDRYEALKNQPLMGVNGREIQTHNHEIAFHNVSFAYNDKHNDKMVLKDINFIAKPGTMTALVGQSGSGKTTIANLIVRFWDVKKGSVTIGGTDIREMTTGCLLKNISMVFQRVYLFHDTIKNNIRFGRPAATDEEIMAAARAARCHEFISALPQGYDTMVTEAGSSLSGGEKQRISIARAILKDAPIVLLDEATASIDPDNEKHIQEAIGELVKNKTLIVIAHRLSTIRHADQIVVVDKGEIVETGRHDDLLEKQGVYHQLWTKRMTARSWRMKAQSNSF from the coding sequence ATGATTGAATATTACAAGCGCATCATGACCTTTTTGGGGCAGGATAGAAAACGGGTTCAGTTGGGGATTGTTCTGGCATTCTTTGAAAGCATGTTTGCCAACATACCAGTAGTCATGCTCCTGTATGCCTTTGCTAAACTTGCGGGGGGAACATTGATCAAAAGCGATATCCTTTTGGTCTTTGTCGTGATGCTTGTGGCCGTGCTCATTAGAATGCTGCTGGCCTGGTTTATTGATAATTTTATGTATCTTTCCATCTATGATGCATGTGAAAGAGAGCGGCTTGGTATCGGCGACCGGTTCCGGTATTTTCCCATGGAATTTTTTACCCAGGGCAACCTGGGCAGGGTCGCCGCCATCATCTCCATTGATCTCACCTTTGTTGAGGAAAGGGCCATACGTGACCTGGATATCATGGTCAACGCCGCCGCCATGACCACGATTGGCTGCATCATGCTCTGTGTTGCAGATATTCGCATCGGTGCCATTGCCGTCATGGTGTCTGTGGTTTCCATTTTTCTTTCCGGACGGATAGAGCGTGTCTGCCGTACGGAGTCCGTTCTCAGGCAGGAACAGCAGGGCAAGCTCACAGAGGCCATACTGGAATACGTCATGGGGATCTCGGTGATCAAGGCGTTTAACCTTGCGGGCAAAAAGGCCGGGACCGTCAAAAAAGCGATCCAGGAGGCCAAAGAAGGCAGTATCCGGTATGAAAAACGGTTCATCCCGCCTGCTTTTTTTTACAAAGCTGCTTTTAATGTGGCAACGGCACTGATGGTATGGACAAGCCTTTTATTTTACAAAGACGGAACGCTCAGTATTGAACTTGCGCTGGTTTTTGTGATTTTTGCCTTTTACGTGTTTTTGCCGGCCATAAATCTGGGTAGCGCCATTGTTACGTTTTTAGTGGGGAAAGCAGGTCTTGACCGTTATGAAGCATTGAAAAATCAACCCCTCATGGGTGTGAACGGCAGAGAAATCCAAACCCATAACCATGAAATAGCCTTCCATAATGTCAGCTTTGCCTATAATGACAAACACAATGACAAAATGGTACTCAAAGATATCAATTTTATAGCAAAACCAGGCACCATGACTGCACTTGTGGGGCAGTCGGGTTCCGGAAAAACGACCATTGCCAATCTCATTGTCCGATTCTGGGACGTAAAAAAGGGTTCTGTCACCATAGGCGGCACAGACATCAGGGAAATGACCACCGGTTGCCTGTTAAAAAATATCAGCATGGTGTTCCAGCGGGTTTATCTGTTTCATGACACCATAAAAAATAATATCAGATTCGGAAGACCTGCTGCCACCGACGAGGAGATCATGGCCGCAGCCCGTGCCGCAAGATGCCATGAGTTCATCAGCGCCTTGCCCCAGGGATATGACACCATGGTCACTGAAGCGGGAAGTTCCCTTTCCGGCGGTGAAAAGCAACGAATTTCCATTGCCAGGGCCATCCTAAAGGACGCGCCCATTGTACTGCTGGACGAGGCCACGGCAAGCATAGACCCTGATAACGAAAAACATATCCAGGAGGCCATTGGTGAACTTGTTAAAAACAAGACGCTGATCGTCATTGCCCACCGCCTGTCAACCATCCGGCACGCGGACCAAATTGTCGTCGTTGACAAGGGAGAGATCGTTGAAACCGGCAGGCACGATGACTTGCTGGAAAAACAGGGGGTATATCATCAACTGTGGACAAAGCGAATGACCGCCCGCAGTTGGAGAATGAAAGCGCAATCCAATAGCTTTTGA
- a CDS encoding CopG family ribbon-helix-helix protein, which yields MKATTVQIEDNMLERIDSLAQTMSRPRSWVIKEAISRFVEYEEWFVKEVKDGLQEVEQGKIATAGEIVDAFGKWGVDVR from the coding sequence ATGAAAGCAACAACAGTCCAAATAGAAGATAATATGCTGGAAAGAATTGACAGTCTTGCCCAAACAATGAGCCGCCCAAGATCATGGGTGATTAAAGAGGCCATTTCACGCTTTGTTGAATATGAAGAATGGTTCGTCAAGGAAGTTAAAGACGGTTTGCAGGAAGTTGAACAAGGTAAAATAGCAACAGCCGGAGAAATAGTTGACGCATTTGGCAAATGGGGTGTAGATGTCCGTTAA
- a CDS encoding type II toxin-antitoxin system RelE/ParE family toxin: protein MSVKWTRTALLNLDNAIEYIAEDRPIAAKEVGQQIWDSAKLLADHPGMGRPGRVPGTRELVVSGLPFILPYVEKADCIYILRVMHTSMQWPNGF from the coding sequence ATGTCCGTTAAGTGGACTCGCACAGCATTGCTAAATCTTGACAATGCCATCGAATATATAGCTGAAGACCGCCCGATAGCAGCCAAGGAAGTGGGACAGCAAATATGGGATAGCGCTAAACTACTGGCTGATCACCCGGGGATGGGGAGACCCGGCAGGGTTCCTGGAACCCGGGAGCTAGTTGTTTCCGGTCTACCGTTTATTCTTCCGTATGTCGAAAAGGCAGATTGTATCTATATTTTAAGGGTTATGCATACTTCCATGCAATGGCCGAATGGTTTTTAA